Proteins encoded by one window of Bacillus sp. DTU_2020_1000418_1_SI_GHA_SEK_038:
- a CDS encoding thymidylate synthase codes for MKQYLELCQHVLENGVKKEDRTGTGTISTFGYQMRFNLQEGFPVITTKKLHLRSIIYELLWFLQGDTNIKYLQDNGVRIWNEWADEEGNLGPVYGHQWRSWTGADGNTIDQISELIHLLKTNPDSRRMVVNAWNVGDIEKMALPPCHCMFQFYVAEGKLSCQLYQRSADVFLGVPFNIASYALLTLMIAQVCDLEPGEFIHTFGDTHIYLNHLDQVKLQLTREPMALPKMKINPEVKDIFSFKFEDFELVNYEAHPHIKGEVSI; via the coding sequence ATGAAACAGTATTTAGAGCTTTGTCAGCATGTCTTGGAAAATGGCGTGAAAAAAGAGGACAGAACAGGAACAGGCACAATCAGTACATTTGGCTATCAAATGCGCTTTAATCTTCAGGAGGGGTTCCCGGTTATAACAACAAAAAAACTGCACTTAAGATCCATTATTTATGAGTTGCTCTGGTTTTTACAAGGAGATACAAATATTAAATACCTCCAGGATAACGGTGTTAGAATCTGGAATGAATGGGCAGATGAGGAAGGCAATTTAGGCCCTGTTTACGGTCATCAATGGAGATCATGGACAGGAGCAGACGGAAATACAATTGATCAGATCAGCGAATTAATCCATCTGCTAAAGACAAATCCTGATTCTAGACGGATGGTTGTGAATGCATGGAATGTTGGAGATATTGAGAAGATGGCACTTCCTCCGTGCCATTGCATGTTCCAATTTTACGTTGCTGAAGGGAAATTATCTTGTCAGCTTTACCAAAGATCAGCCGATGTGTTCTTAGGGGTGCCATTTAATATCGCTTCCTATGCTCTTCTCACCCTCATGATTGCACAGGTTTGTGACTTGGAGCCAGGAGAATTCATTCATACCTTCGGGGATACTCATATTTATTTAAATCATTTAGATCAAGTGAAACTCCAGCTTACCCGTGAGCCAATGGCGTTGCCGAAAATGAAAATCAATCCTGAAGTAAAGGATATTTTCTCATTTAAGTTTGAGGATTTTGAATTAGTCAATTATGAGGCCCATCCTCATATTAAGGGGGAGGTAAGTATATGA
- a CDS encoding anthrax toxin lethal factor-related metalloendopeptidase, translating to MMKRLMALTILMTLTLSLMGSSQAAMGGIQLKNYPYNSLLHQSLDLQSPSLIGSIIILPIDPFDELKAAEIIERIDRLPYFLLEKIAREDIKLKLFVGKLTDNPTAQYLSGIIPRGYKSQTTWDDVPGIGGSKTVLVKIGFSEKGKGHGSINLELHEIAHSIDKYVYNGIRYNQKFLSVWKHESSKLFPNQDYFLTFPEEYFAEAFAYFYLNSESNMLLKNKAPETYHFIKNLN from the coding sequence ATGATGAAAAGATTGATGGCTTTGACAATATTAATGACTCTAACCCTTTCATTAATGGGCAGTTCACAAGCTGCAATGGGGGGGATTCAACTGAAGAATTATCCTTACAATTCTCTTCTGCACCAATCCCTTGATCTCCAATCTCCAAGTTTAATAGGAAGTATTATCATACTTCCGATAGATCCATTTGATGAGCTGAAAGCAGCCGAGATCATCGAAAGGATTGACCGCTTACCATATTTCCTATTGGAAAAAATAGCTAGAGAAGATATTAAACTGAAGCTGTTTGTTGGAAAATTAACGGATAATCCTACAGCACAGTACTTATCGGGAATAATTCCGAGAGGATACAAAAGTCAAACTACATGGGATGATGTTCCAGGAATCGGCGGATCCAAAACCGTTTTAGTGAAAATAGGTTTTAGTGAAAAAGGAAAAGGGCATGGTTCTATTAATTTAGAGCTGCATGAGATTGCCCATTCGATTGATAAATATGTTTATAATGGGATCCGTTACAATCAAAAATTTCTTTCTGTTTGGAAGCATGAAAGTTCTAAATTATTTCCTAATCAAGACTATTTTCTAACCTTTCCTGAGGAGTATTTTGCTGAGGCTTTTGCTTATTTTTATCTGAATAGCGAATCAAATATGCTATTAAAAAATAAAGCACCGGAAACCTATCATTTTATTAAAAATTTAAATTAA
- a CDS encoding TerD family protein, with protein MAINLQKGQRVDLTKGNPGLSKILVGLGWDPVQSRGGGGLLGSLFGGGGGANIDCDASVIMLDENDKIRNNSDVIYFGNLKSKDGSIQHTGDNLTGDGDGDDEQILIDLSRVPAQVQKLVFVVNIYDCVKRKQHFGMIQNAFIRIVNSANNQEMIHYNLTDNYSGKTCLVVGEIYRHGADWKFAAVGTGTSSPGLADVVRSYS; from the coding sequence ATGGCTATTAATTTACAAAAAGGTCAACGAGTTGATTTAACAAAAGGAAATCCAGGATTATCAAAAATTTTAGTAGGACTTGGCTGGGACCCAGTACAGAGTCGCGGCGGCGGTGGATTATTAGGTTCACTATTCGGAGGCGGCGGTGGAGCTAATATCGACTGTGATGCGTCCGTAATCATGTTAGATGAAAATGATAAAATCAGAAATAACAGTGACGTCATTTACTTTGGAAATTTAAAAAGCAAAGACGGAAGTATTCAGCATACAGGTGATAACTTGACGGGTGACGGTGATGGAGACGATGAGCAAATCTTAATCGATTTAAGCCGTGTTCCAGCACAAGTTCAAAAGCTTGTATTCGTTGTTAATATTTATGACTGTGTAAAACGTAAACAGCATTTTGGAATGATCCAAAACGCATTTATTCGTATTGTGAATTCTGCAAACAACCAAGAAATGATTCATTACAATTTGACAGATAATTACAGCGGAAAAACTTGTTTAGTTGTAGGCGAAATTTACCGCCACGGTGCAGATTGGAAATTTGCTGCAGTTGGGACTGGCACTTCTTCACCAGGCTTAGCAGATGTTGTTCGTTCCTACAGTTAA
- a CDS encoding toxic anion resistance protein gives MQQTNLDLTLNKTQEDKLTEASASEIKLALRNDPEVQNLARSIDERDQIQILEFGKEPATQISRFSDQILSNMRSTKVEDSGELLKQLGRIMDKFDKKDFEKTSGGLFGKLFKKGEKLIDKLFGKYQTMGQEIDKVYVEISKYQGEMVDSTTMLDQMYEQNYQYYLTLEKYAVAGQMKIDDLKANQLPQLEARTAAGDQMASMQLDTLRNAIDLMEQRVYDLEMAKMVSLQTAPQIRLLQRGNTKLIGKINSAFVTTIPIFKNGLIQAVAAKRQKLVADSMNELDRRTNEMLLRNAQNISSQSADIARLAGAPSIKIETIEESWNIIIKGMQETKAIEEENKRMREEGTRRLEQLQDNFKKIKHQGS, from the coding sequence ATGCAGCAGACAAATTTAGACCTTACTTTAAATAAAACTCAAGAGGATAAGCTTACAGAAGCATCTGCATCGGAAATCAAATTAGCTCTTAGAAATGATCCTGAAGTCCAAAATTTAGCGCGTTCAATTGATGAGAGAGATCAAATCCAAATTCTTGAATTTGGGAAGGAGCCAGCTACTCAAATTTCACGCTTCTCCGATCAAATATTAAGTAATATGAGATCAACAAAAGTTGAGGATTCTGGGGAATTATTAAAGCAACTCGGCAGAATCATGGATAAGTTTGATAAGAAAGACTTTGAAAAGACATCCGGCGGTTTGTTTGGAAAGCTCTTCAAAAAGGGCGAAAAGCTTATTGATAAGCTCTTTGGCAAATACCAGACGATGGGCCAAGAAATAGATAAAGTATATGTAGAAATATCAAAATATCAAGGTGAAATGGTTGACTCTACTACAATGCTTGATCAAATGTACGAGCAAAACTATCAATACTACTTAACACTGGAAAAATACGCTGTAGCAGGACAAATGAAGATTGACGATCTTAAAGCGAATCAGCTTCCTCAGCTGGAAGCTAGAACAGCAGCTGGAGATCAAATGGCTTCCATGCAGCTAGATACATTAAGAAATGCCATTGATTTAATGGAACAAAGAGTGTACGACTTGGAGATGGCAAAAATGGTGTCACTCCAAACAGCACCTCAAATTCGTTTATTACAAAGAGGAAATACAAAGCTTATCGGGAAGATTAACTCTGCTTTTGTTACAACGATTCCAATCTTTAAAAACGGTTTAATTCAAGCAGTCGCTGCTAAACGGCAAAAGCTAGTAGCAGATTCTATGAATGAGCTTGATAGAAGAACAAATGAGATGCTCCTTCGCAATGCCCAAAATATTTCCTCGCAAAGCGCAGATATTGCTAGACTTGCTGGGGCACCAAGCATTAAGATTGAAACGATAGAGGAATCATGGAATATTATTATTAAAGGAATGCAGGAAACAAAGGCGATCGAAGAAGAAAACAAACGTATGCGTGAAGAAGGAACAAGAAGATTAGAACAGCTTCAAGATAATTTTAAAAAAATTAAGCACCAAGGAAGCTAA
- a CDS encoding YceG family protein, whose product MNHSYNQIKTHLLPVSNDNWFSTLKKLLRERPQFSIEDGTIHFGQVVVRFLGVPLDEDEYYNRLYDLIHTEKADLILISEEALDKSIDNHHFQAIQKVLNINRDQKLSINRFVAFLDGELLLLKSNIPSLHRKTREAMISVLQLFSTEEPEGLNSQELRRVLVDVIKWSFNHLGQIWNNIELEKAMPKFLWYGETNKSHKYFLYYLMNLGCDLVSFSPSGSDWLAGWNEGQEGTFVHSYPERKQPERFPTEKSRRSATVAYRASREIESILNHEGSGLYKPWQLRDYTPLSVTLKTTYDELFILIKEKAMVRPNFEVKNGQVKIPSIFAKVQGVSKNRKEYWDRLQSISEYDHSLLIRRFPFTNNVNNDFRFHYRNALGNDGLLDTHKMVTAHYWKYQHLPTGLQNGIATAIRNICYRPYIKPIHHEGMEELKTYLFTQGMQIPASVLQLLQKFDYSQDVPKLILYNNELNGTMTRTDAALLLLLNQFGIDIVLYNPPGHNDLENFIEDGLYDVHWLEDVVFEQEFKEPSILKKVKGILKNLRGD is encoded by the coding sequence ATGAATCATTCATATAATCAAATAAAAACACATTTATTGCCGGTATCAAATGATAACTGGTTTAGTACTTTGAAAAAGCTGCTGAGGGAAAGGCCGCAATTTTCTATTGAGGATGGTACCATTCATTTTGGACAGGTTGTTGTCCGCTTTTTAGGTGTTCCTTTGGATGAAGATGAGTATTATAATCGTCTTTATGATTTAATTCATACAGAGAAAGCAGACCTCATTCTAATTAGTGAAGAGGCGCTTGATAAATCAATCGATAATCATCACTTTCAAGCCATCCAAAAGGTGTTAAATATTAACAGGGATCAAAAGTTATCTATTAACCGATTTGTGGCATTCCTTGACGGCGAACTGCTATTATTAAAATCCAATATCCCTTCTCTTCACCGGAAAACAAGGGAAGCAATGATTTCGGTATTGCAGCTGTTTTCAACAGAGGAGCCAGAAGGGTTAAACAGTCAAGAATTGAGAAGAGTGCTAGTCGATGTAATTAAATGGTCTTTTAACCATCTCGGCCAGATTTGGAATAATATCGAACTGGAAAAAGCGATGCCGAAATTTTTATGGTACGGGGAAACAAATAAGAGCCATAAATACTTCCTTTATTATTTAATGAATTTAGGATGTGATCTAGTTTCTTTCTCGCCATCAGGGAGTGATTGGCTAGCCGGCTGGAATGAGGGGCAAGAAGGAACCTTTGTTCACAGCTATCCTGAGCGGAAGCAACCCGAGCGGTTTCCAACTGAAAAGAGCAGACGCTCAGCTACCGTTGCCTACCGGGCATCAAGAGAGATTGAATCCATATTAAACCATGAAGGATCAGGTCTTTATAAGCCTTGGCAGCTCAGGGACTACACGCCTCTATCTGTCACGCTTAAAACAACCTATGATGAGCTCTTTATCTTAATTAAAGAAAAGGCAATGGTACGACCAAACTTTGAAGTGAAAAACGGACAAGTCAAAATTCCCTCCATTTTTGCCAAGGTACAAGGTGTAAGCAAAAATCGGAAAGAGTATTGGGACCGCTTACAATCCATTTCAGAGTACGATCATAGTCTTTTAATTAGAAGATTCCCATTTACAAATAATGTGAATAATGATTTTCGGTTTCACTATCGCAATGCCCTCGGTAATGATGGATTGCTTGATACTCATAAAATGGTGACGGCCCACTACTGGAAATACCAGCACTTGCCAACCGGATTACAAAATGGTATAGCGACAGCGATTCGAAATATATGTTATCGACCATATATTAAACCAATCCATCACGAAGGTATGGAGGAATTGAAAACCTACTTGTTTACACAAGGCATGCAGATTCCAGCTAGTGTTTTACAGCTGCTGCAAAAATTTGACTATTCACAGGATGTACCAAAGCTCATTCTCTATAACAATGAACTAAATGGTACAATGACAAGGACAGATGCAGCATTATTATTGCTGTTAAATCAATTTGGCATTGACATTGTATTATATAATCCGCCAGGACATAATGATCTAGAAAACTTTATAGAGGACGGTTTATATGATGTGCATTGGCTGGAGGATGTTGTATTTGAACAGGAATTTAAAGAACCTTCCATATTAAAAAAAGTAAAAGGAATATTAAAAAATTTAAGGGGAGACTGA
- a CDS encoding cysteine protease StiP family protein, with protein sequence MNSSINNITKFGSYAENDVIFLLKDLSHFQLEGSIDNREKQIQLGQHYSETLPIEYQPPANYMELFRETLIEYKQKVALCTGIVAEQIYGLKGENTVLVSLARAGTPIGILIKRYIKEKYHADLPHYSVSIIRDKGLDENAISFILEKHPGKTIQFIDGWTGKGAISIELTKACKEISEKYGIVLDDSLAVLADPGHCTTLYGTREDFLIPSACLNSTVSGLVSRTVLNKELIGPDDFHGAKYYHNLAESDVSNEYLDVITNEFPAIFEEAAKSAAYLLQYHEEATFQGMQDVQKIKGEYNIENTNYIKPGVGETTRVLLRRVPWKILMKDMESPYVRHILMLAKERNVEVIHYPNMSYTCCGLIKKVGKK encoded by the coding sequence ATGAATAGTTCAATAAATAATATAACGAAATTTGGATCATATGCTGAAAATGACGTGATTTTTCTTTTGAAAGATTTAAGCCATTTTCAGTTGGAGGGTTCAATTGATAATCGAGAAAAGCAGATTCAGTTAGGGCAGCATTATAGTGAAACTTTGCCGATCGAATATCAGCCGCCAGCTAATTATATGGAATTGTTTCGCGAAACATTGATTGAATATAAGCAAAAAGTGGCTTTATGCACGGGGATTGTTGCCGAACAAATTTACGGACTAAAGGGTGAAAATACCGTTCTAGTTTCATTAGCACGGGCCGGAACTCCGATCGGAATCTTAATCAAACGCTATATTAAGGAAAAATACCATGCGGATTTACCTCATTACAGTGTCTCAATAATTCGTGATAAAGGGTTGGACGAAAATGCAATTTCATTTATTTTAGAGAAACACCCGGGAAAAACAATTCAATTTATTGATGGATGGACAGGCAAAGGCGCAATTTCAATTGAATTAACAAAGGCTTGTAAGGAAATTTCAGAGAAATATGGTATTGTGCTTGATGATAGCCTCGCTGTACTTGCAGATCCTGGGCATTGTACGACTCTTTATGGAACTAGGGAGGATTTCTTAATTCCTAGTGCTTGTTTAAACTCAACGGTTTCTGGATTAGTAAGCCGCACTGTACTAAATAAAGAACTTATAGGTCCCGATGATTTTCATGGGGCAAAATATTATCACAATTTAGCCGAATCTGATGTTTCCAATGAGTATTTAGATGTAATTACTAATGAATTTCCTGCTATTTTTGAGGAGGCAGCTAAATCTGCGGCATACCTGCTCCAGTACCATGAAGAGGCAACGTTTCAAGGTATGCAAGATGTGCAAAAAATAAAAGGGGAATATAATATCGAAAATACGAATTATATTAAGCCAGGTGTTGGAGAAACGACTAGGGTTTTATTAAGAAGAGTACCGTGGAAAATTCTCATGAAGGACATGGAAAGTCCATATGTCAGACATATATTAATGCTCGCTAAAGAAAGAAATGTGGAAGTTATTCATTATCCAAATATGAGCTATACATGCTGTGGACTTATTAAAAAGGTAGGAAAGAAATAA
- a CDS encoding phosphoribosyltransferase family protein, with translation MKNTHTLTCSPTKCTLPILNQLKVEIEITENPYGLPIDQLFTMAARINKKRSFLFVSRVLGKHIPIEPRMGILTGALLANRYLETVCSERARLTEKLISLFHNGADSFTEQPFVDEQINPVIIGFAETATALGHAFYQFFNKADFFHTTREKLVGIEPVITFEEEHSHATSHRCYVNESLLNNQREIILVDDEMTTGKTAINIIRSIQKQFPRNKYTVVSILDWRSEGDQLLYKELEEELNITIQSVSLLKGFMKAIGSPDIESPIPSPPSVTSVVQTVEKITLHDVFPEHTTAVHYPSLSLEGTTKSIPYVKETGRFGLNSAANNEWKQSMEEVGNYLKTYRSGERTLCLGTGEFMYMPMKIASYMGKGVSYQSTTRSPIYVENRESYGALFGLSFPNPDDWKVDQFVYNIPPNEYDDLFVFFERAVSEEELQPFLNELKKTNIKDIKIVFFNGGLRDE, from the coding sequence ATGAAGAATACACATACATTGACTTGCTCACCAACGAAATGTACGCTTCCAATCCTCAACCAGTTAAAAGTTGAAATTGAAATTACAGAAAATCCATACGGGCTTCCTATCGACCAATTATTTACCATGGCTGCACGAATTAATAAAAAGAGATCATTTTTATTTGTAAGCAGGGTTTTAGGAAAGCATATCCCTATTGAACCTAGGATGGGAATATTAACAGGTGCTTTGCTGGCAAATCGTTATTTAGAGACGGTTTGTAGTGAAAGAGCAAGATTAACGGAAAAGCTAATATCCTTGTTTCATAATGGTGCTGATAGCTTTACCGAACAGCCTTTTGTTGATGAACAAATAAATCCAGTCATTATCGGTTTTGCAGAGACGGCAACAGCACTCGGACATGCCTTTTATCAATTTTTTAATAAGGCAGATTTCTTCCATACAACGAGAGAAAAGCTAGTTGGAATAGAACCAGTGATAACCTTTGAGGAGGAGCATTCCCATGCCACCTCTCACCGGTGTTATGTCAATGAATCCCTATTAAATAATCAGCGTGAGATTATTTTAGTTGATGATGAAATGACAACGGGAAAGACGGCGATAAATATTATTCGCTCCATTCAAAAACAGTTTCCACGAAATAAGTATACAGTGGTGTCCATTTTGGATTGGCGTTCGGAGGGGGACCAGCTTTTATACAAAGAGCTTGAAGAAGAGCTTAATATTACGATTCAATCAGTAAGTTTGCTAAAGGGGTTCATGAAGGCAATTGGTTCCCCGGATATTGAAAGTCCAATACCTTCACCACCAAGTGTCACATCCGTTGTCCAAACTGTAGAAAAGATTACGCTTCATGATGTCTTCCCGGAACATACAACCGCTGTCCATTATCCATCCCTTTCATTAGAAGGAACAACAAAGAGTATTCCTTATGTAAAAGAAACTGGCAGATTTGGATTAAATTCCGCGGCTAATAATGAATGGAAACAATCGATGGAGGAAGTGGGAAATTACTTAAAGACATATAGATCAGGGGAAAGGACTCTTTGCCTTGGAACAGGCGAATTTATGTATATGCCGATGAAGATCGCATCGTATATGGGAAAAGGAGTCAGCTACCAGTCTACTACTAGAAGCCCTATTTACGTCGAGAATCGGGAATCATATGGAGCCTTATTTGGTCTATCATTCCCTAATCCAGATGATTGGAAAGTCGACCAATTTGTTTATAATATCCCCCCAAATGAATACGATGATCTGTTTGTATTTTTTGAAAGAGCGGTATCGGAGGAAGAACTGCAGCCATTCCTTAATGAATTGAAAAAGACAAACATTAAAGACATAAAAATAGTATTCTTTAATGGAGGTTTACGAGATGAATAG
- a CDS encoding HpcH/HpaI aldolase/citrate lyase family protein: MRLFSNLSDVNCDEIFYKKPQEFSKNSGKEILSYALGATLYMPATRPNIHQDLLSKKHSGLTSMVICLEDAIGDEEVEIAEFMLVQELKNLKEDIENGLLMEEDLPLMFIRIRNYDQLKRLKNRIQKGLDLLTGIVIPKFSPDKDSLVLEEIRTLNNEGFRLFALPILETKKVIEKETRLDELMAIKNLVDQYEDLILNIRIGATDFCGLYGIRRNSDTTVYDIAVIRDCISDIVNMFLRSDHPYVISGPVWEYFSSKERMLKPQLRQTPFRERFGQEGIHFRSELIDKHMDGLIREIMMDITNGLTGKTIIHPTHIRPVQALNTVSFEEYLDAKSIIDKSNGKIGVMKSEFSNKMNEIKPHYYWAQKILLKSEVYGVLNEEYTYIDLLTNEMYASNPQPVKS, from the coding sequence ATGAGATTATTTTCAAACCTAAGTGATGTTAATTGCGATGAAATTTTCTATAAAAAGCCGCAGGAGTTCTCGAAAAATTCCGGGAAAGAAATCTTATCTTACGCGCTTGGGGCCACGCTATATATGCCTGCAACCCGACCGAATATTCATCAGGATTTGCTGTCAAAAAAACATTCCGGGCTTACATCCATGGTGATATGCCTGGAGGATGCAATTGGTGATGAGGAAGTTGAGATAGCTGAATTCATGCTCGTACAGGAACTAAAAAATTTAAAGGAAGATATTGAGAATGGTCTCTTAATGGAGGAAGACCTTCCATTAATGTTTATTCGCATAAGGAATTATGATCAGCTAAAGCGACTAAAAAACCGGATCCAAAAAGGTCTCGACTTATTAACAGGCATTGTCATTCCAAAATTTTCTCCTGATAAAGATTCGCTAGTTTTAGAGGAAATTAGAACACTAAATAATGAGGGTTTTAGACTTTTTGCACTTCCCATATTAGAGACAAAAAAGGTCATTGAAAAGGAAACACGACTAGATGAGTTAATGGCTATAAAAAATTTAGTTGACCAATATGAAGATCTCATTCTTAACATTCGAATCGGGGCAACAGATTTTTGCGGATTATATGGCATCCGCAGAAATTCGGATACGACTGTATATGATATTGCGGTTATTCGCGATTGTATCTCTGATATCGTTAATATGTTCTTACGTTCCGATCATCCATATGTTATTTCCGGTCCTGTTTGGGAGTATTTTTCCTCTAAGGAAAGAATGCTAAAACCGCAGCTTAGACAGACGCCTTTTCGCGAAAGATTTGGTCAGGAGGGAATTCATTTCCGGTCAGAATTAATTGATAAACATATGGACGGGCTGATTAGGGAAATAATGATGGATATTACAAATGGTTTAACCGGAAAGACGATCATTCACCCTACTCATATAAGGCCTGTACAAGCTTTAAATACGGTATCTTTTGAGGAATATCTGGATGCCAAAAGTATTATTGATAAGTCTAATGGAAAAATCGGCGTCATGAAAAGTGAATTCTCCAATAAAATGAATGAAATCAAGCCTCATTATTATTGGGCACAAAAAATTCTATTAAAATCTGAAGTTTACGGGGTGCTAAATGAAGAATACACATACATTGACTTGCTCACCAACGAAATGTACGCTTCCAATCCTCAACCAGTTAAAAGTTGA
- a CDS encoding TerC family protein — protein MTILEGILHTYSQFFNWEMWVEVLSNPVSWGLIGTLVILEGLLSADNALVLAVMVKHLPEKQRKKALFYGLLGAYIFRFIAIGIGVFLIKLWWVKILGAGYLAWLAIKYFIDKKKEAESEEDEIEGMNQSGLLIRLFGTFWGTVIAVELMDIAFSVDSVLAAFGVSQEIWVLLLGGMLGVLMMRGIAGVFLKLIDRVPELETSAYVLILIISVKMLLGVAGIHIDHIYFFIILLITFAATFVVHFMNKKKEAAAGEK, from the coding sequence ATGACGATATTAGAAGGTATTCTACACACCTATTCCCAGTTTTTCAATTGGGAAATGTGGGTTGAAGTTTTATCAAATCCAGTAAGCTGGGGATTAATTGGAACACTTGTTATTTTAGAAGGGCTTTTATCTGCAGATAATGCACTAGTACTTGCTGTAATGGTAAAGCATTTACCAGAAAAGCAACGTAAGAAAGCACTTTTTTACGGATTACTTGGGGCTTATATTTTTCGCTTTATCGCAATTGGAATCGGAGTTTTCCTCATCAAGCTATGGTGGGTAAAAATATTAGGTGCCGGATATCTTGCTTGGTTGGCCATTAAATACTTTATAGATAAAAAGAAAGAAGCTGAGTCAGAGGAAGATGAAATTGAAGGAATGAACCAGAGCGGTTTATTAATTCGTCTCTTCGGTACATTCTGGGGTACTGTAATTGCTGTCGAATTAATGGATATTGCTTTCTCCGTTGACAGTGTATTAGCAGCCTTCGGAGTCAGCCAGGAAATCTGGGTTTTATTATTAGGTGGAATGCTTGGTGTTTTAATGATGCGTGGGATCGCAGGAGTATTCCTAAAGCTTATTGATCGAGTGCCAGAATTGGAAACATCAGCTTATGTTCTTATATTGATTATCTCTGTGAAAATGCTATTGGGTGTTGCTGGCATTCACATTGATCATATTTATTTCTTTATTATTTTACTTATTACATTTGCGGCTACTTTCGTTGTTCATTTTATGAATAAGAAGAAAGAAGCAGCAGCTGGAGAAAAATAA
- a CDS encoding TerD family protein, producing the protein MAVSLSKGQKVDLTKTNPGLSKVVVGLGWDVNKYDGGNDFDLDTSVFLLGDNGKVASDSDFIFYNNTTGGNGSVVHTGDNRTGDGDGDDEQVKINLASVPANVQRITFTITIHDGEARNQNFGQVSNAYARIISEDSGEELIRYDLGEDFSIETALVVGELYRHNGEWKFNAIGSGYQGGLAALAKDFGLQVG; encoded by the coding sequence ATGGCAGTAAGTTTATCAAAAGGGCAAAAAGTAGATTTAACAAAAACAAATCCTGGACTATCAAAGGTAGTTGTAGGCTTAGGATGGGATGTAAATAAATATGACGGCGGCAATGACTTTGACCTGGACACTTCAGTTTTCCTGCTTGGGGATAATGGAAAAGTAGCATCTGATAGTGATTTTATTTTTTATAACAATACGACTGGCGGAAATGGTTCTGTTGTACATACAGGTGATAACCGTACAGGTGATGGCGATGGAGACGATGAGCAGGTAAAAATTAATTTAGCCAGTGTGCCGGCTAATGTTCAGCGCATCACATTCACCATTACTATCCATGATGGGGAAGCACGCAATCAAAACTTTGGGCAAGTTTCCAACGCCTATGCTCGGATAATAAGCGAAGATTCAGGTGAGGAGCTTATCCGCTATGATTTAGGAGAAGACTTCTCAATTGAAACTGCCCTTGTTGTAGGTGAACTATACAGACATAATGGCGAGTGGAAATTCAATGCAATTGGAAGCGGCTATCAAGGCGGTCTTGCTGCATTAGCAAAAGATTTCGGCTTACAGGTTGGCTAG
- a CDS encoding YpjP family protein, translating into MPNWLRKSLVVMVTILTFGLVTPSQAFLYEHSNAVKTPKKDIFDALSENKNVINNPALADEHVGYISKEDFIRQMLMEAEAQSFTKFGARIKPVIENEFTEVILPNIEKAIQNVAEQYPEEELAYLTVTERPGKGHSEKIFNITNDKTNEDVIRFHVRRDQPPQQGYWFNFHYHTHHDQFQAHHELGSIYWDKNTPPKWMS; encoded by the coding sequence ATGCCTAATTGGCTTCGTAAATCACTCGTTGTCATGGTAACCATTTTAACATTTGGTTTGGTTACACCATCACAAGCTTTTCTTTATGAACATTCCAATGCAGTAAAAACGCCAAAAAAGGATATTTTTGATGCCTTATCAGAAAATAAAAATGTAATAAATAATCCGGCATTGGCTGATGAGCATGTTGGGTATATTAGTAAAGAGGATTTTATTAGGCAGATGCTTATGGAAGCTGAAGCTCAATCCTTTACGAAGTTCGGGGCACGGATTAAACCAGTCATCGAAAATGAATTTACTGAAGTAATATTACCTAATATTGAAAAGGCTATTCAAAACGTTGCAGAACAGTATCCTGAAGAAGAGTTAGCCTATTTAACAGTAACTGAAAGGCCAGGTAAAGGCCACTCAGAAAAGATTTTTAATATTACTAATGATAAAACTAACGAAGATGTTATCCGTTTTCATGTTAGAAGAGATCAGCCACCCCAACAAGGCTACTGGTTTAACTTTCATTACCACACACATCATGACCAATTTCAAGCACATCATGAGCTCGGGAGTATTTATTGGGATAAAAATACCCCGCCAAAATGGATGAGTTGA